In Amaranthus tricolor cultivar Red isolate AtriRed21 chromosome 3, ASM2621246v1, whole genome shotgun sequence, a single window of DNA contains:
- the LOC130807810 gene encoding polyadenylate-binding protein 2 isoform X2, translating to MDEEEHEVYGGDIPVEGDLDADLEAHNPDVDMSAADEDAVKELDDMKKRLKEMEEEAAALREMQAKVEKEMGAVQDPATAAELANREEVDSRSVFVGNVDYACTPEEVQQHFQASGTVNRVTILTDKFGQPKGFAYVEFVEQDAVQQALQLNESELHGRQLKVLPKRTNVPGMKQYRGRRFDPYMGFRSRRPFPPPYFYNPYGKAPRFRRPTRYMPYY from the exons atggatgaagaagagcaCGAGGTTTATGGGGGAGATATTCCCGttgaaggagatttggatgCAGATTTGGAAGCTCACAATCCCGATGTTGATATGTCCGCCGCTGATGAAGATGCCGTCAAG GAGCTTGATGATATGAAAAAGAGACTGAAGGAAATGGAAGAAGAAGCTGCTGCTCTTCGTGAAATGCAAGCTAAAGTTGAGAAGGAAATGGGTGCAGTTCAAG ATCCTGCTACTGCTGCTGAATTGGCAAACAGGGAGGAGGTGGATTCCCGGTCTGTTTTTGTTGGCAAT GTTGATTATGCTTGCACCCCTGAAGAAGTTCAGCAACATTTTCAAGCTTCTGGAACAGTTAATAGAGTGACCATTCTGACTGACAAGTTTGGTCAGCCAAAGGGTTTTGCATATGTGGAATTTGTGGAACAGGATGCTGTCCAACAGGCTCTTCAGCTGAACGAATCTGAATTACATGGCCGTCAATTGAAG GTGCTTCCCAAGAGAACAAATGTGCCAGGCATGAAACAATATAGGGGGAGGCGTTTTGATCCTTATATGGGCTTTCGTTCCCGCAGACCGTTTCCTCCACCGTATTTCTATAACCCATATGG GAAGGCTCCTAGATTCAGAAGGCCAACCCGTTACATGCCATATTACTAG
- the LOC130807810 gene encoding polyadenylate-binding protein 2 isoform X1: MDEEEHEVYGGDIPVEGDLDADLEAHNPDVDMSAADEDAVKELDDMKKRLKEMEEEAAALREMQAKVEKEMGAVQDPATAAELANREEVDSRSVFVGNVDYACTPEEVQQHFQASGTVNRVTILTDKFGQPKGFAYVEFVEQDAVQQALQLNESELHGRQLKVLPKRTNVPGMKQYRGRRFDPYMGFRSRRPFPPPYFYNPYGYGKAPRFRRPTRYMPYY; this comes from the exons atggatgaagaagagcaCGAGGTTTATGGGGGAGATATTCCCGttgaaggagatttggatgCAGATTTGGAAGCTCACAATCCCGATGTTGATATGTCCGCCGCTGATGAAGATGCCGTCAAG GAGCTTGATGATATGAAAAAGAGACTGAAGGAAATGGAAGAAGAAGCTGCTGCTCTTCGTGAAATGCAAGCTAAAGTTGAGAAGGAAATGGGTGCAGTTCAAG ATCCTGCTACTGCTGCTGAATTGGCAAACAGGGAGGAGGTGGATTCCCGGTCTGTTTTTGTTGGCAAT GTTGATTATGCTTGCACCCCTGAAGAAGTTCAGCAACATTTTCAAGCTTCTGGAACAGTTAATAGAGTGACCATTCTGACTGACAAGTTTGGTCAGCCAAAGGGTTTTGCATATGTGGAATTTGTGGAACAGGATGCTGTCCAACAGGCTCTTCAGCTGAACGAATCTGAATTACATGGCCGTCAATTGAAG GTGCTTCCCAAGAGAACAAATGTGCCAGGCATGAAACAATATAGGGGGAGGCGTTTTGATCCTTATATGGGCTTTCGTTCCCGCAGACCGTTTCCTCCACCGTATTTCTATAACCCATATGGGTATGG GAAGGCTCCTAGATTCAGAAGGCCAACCCGTTACATGCCATATTACTAG